One Kitasatospora sp. NBC_01266 genomic window carries:
- a CDS encoding ThiF family adenylyltransferase — MRPMLKSALSRAWRDQETLQFGTAPERAQVVDQADERFCAFLGLLDGERDGPALTAAAEGLGLAPSYVAQALHSLTETGLLDDALAVEQALAELPPSRRELLGPDLASLALLHPSPGGGAQALARRTGLRVEVRGAGRVGAAVAVVLAASGVGEVQVLDQGRVLPGDCAPGGIPAQEIGRTRAAAASEAVRRAAGLPGQGAAGPRSARAEPGGAEQRPTDLVVLAPRDGSGGYAGAAVEAHALMQAGIPHLYLGVIEHLGVVGPLVLPGASACGRCLGLTRTDRDEAWPRLLAQLCAAGPARPREVACDGAVAAAVAGLAGLHALLLLDGVRPPSVDGWCEVSALDGMVRRLRLPPHTECGCFWR; from the coding sequence ATGCGTCCGATGCTCAAGTCCGCGTTGTCCCGGGCCTGGCGTGACCAGGAGACCCTGCAGTTCGGCACCGCGCCCGAGCGGGCCCAGGTGGTTGACCAGGCCGATGAGCGGTTCTGCGCCTTTCTCGGCCTGCTCGACGGCGAACGGGACGGCCCGGCCCTGACGGCGGCGGCCGAGGGCCTGGGGCTGGCTCCCTCGTACGTCGCGCAGGCGCTGCACTCGCTGACCGAGACCGGCCTGCTGGACGACGCGCTGGCCGTCGAGCAGGCGCTGGCCGAGTTGCCGCCCAGCCGACGGGAGTTGCTCGGCCCCGATCTCGCCTCGCTCGCACTGCTCCACCCCAGCCCGGGCGGTGGTGCCCAGGCGCTGGCCCGGCGGACCGGGCTGCGGGTGGAGGTGCGCGGTGCGGGACGGGTCGGCGCGGCGGTGGCAGTGGTGCTGGCGGCCTCCGGCGTGGGCGAGGTGCAAGTGCTGGACCAGGGGCGGGTGCTGCCCGGGGACTGCGCGCCCGGTGGCATCCCGGCCCAGGAGATCGGGCGGACCAGGGCGGCGGCGGCCAGCGAGGCGGTGCGGCGGGCGGCCGGCCTGCCGGGCCAGGGCGCGGCGGGGCCCCGCTCGGCGCGGGCCGAGCCCGGTGGCGCCGAGCAGCGGCCAACGGATCTGGTGGTGCTCGCCCCACGGGACGGCAGCGGCGGCTACGCGGGTGCTGCCGTCGAGGCGCACGCGCTGATGCAGGCGGGCATCCCCCACCTCTACCTCGGGGTGATCGAGCACCTCGGGGTGGTCGGGCCACTGGTGCTGCCCGGTGCCTCGGCCTGTGGCCGCTGCCTCGGGCTGACCCGCACCGACCGGGACGAGGCCTGGCCGCGACTGCTCGCCCAGCTCTGCGCCGCGGGACCGGCCCGGCCGCGCGAGGTGGCCTGCGACGGCGCGGTGGCCGCGGCGGTGGCGGGTCTGGCCGGGCTGCACGCACTGCTGCTCCTCGACGGGGTCCGGCCGCCGAGCGTGGACGGCTGGTGCGAGGTCTCCGCCCTGGACGGCATGGTGCGCCGGCTCCGGCTGCCGCCGCACACCGAGTGCGGCTGCTTCTGGCGCTGA
- a CDS encoding WhiB family transcriptional regulator: MTPPLPSVPPTTPTQAAPAQFPPPEGSLMQITALDDAETLGAPIPCRSFDPEVFFAETPADVEYAKSLCGTCPVKEACLAGALDRREPWGVWGGELFVQGVVVARKRPRGRPRKTEVMA; the protein is encoded by the coding sequence ATCACACCGCCCCTCCCGTCCGTACCGCCGACAACGCCGACCCAGGCCGCGCCCGCTCAGTTCCCTCCTCCGGAAGGCTCTCTCATGCAGATCACCGCGCTCGACGACGCCGAGACTCTCGGCGCTCCCATCCCCTGCCGTTCCTTCGACCCCGAGGTCTTCTTCGCCGAGACGCCCGCTGACGTCGAGTACGCGAAGTCCCTCTGCGGCACCTGCCCGGTCAAGGAGGCCTGCCTGGCCGGCGCCCTCGACCGCCGCGAGCCGTGGGGTGTCTGGGGTGGCGAGCTGTTCGTCCAGGGTGTCGTGGTGGCCCGCAAGCGGCCCCGTGGCCGCCCGCGCAAGACCGAGGTCATGGCATGA
- a CDS encoding ABC1 kinase family protein produces the protein MSDLPRKAVTRTARLAALPLGIAGRATLGLGKRIGGRSADVVTAELQQATADQLFKVLGELKGGAMKFGQVLSVFEAALPEEVAGPYRAALTKLQDAAPPMPAASVHTALAERLGRDWRANFRSFDDRPAAAASIGQVHRAIWQDGRRVAVKVQYPGAGEALLSDLAQLSRVAWLLGPLIPGLDIKPLITELRSRVAEELDYALEAEAQRVHAEEFADDPDITVPAVVAQADQVLVTEWLDGTPLAEVITGGGRAERDRAGHLLARFLFAGPARTGLLHADPHPGNFRLLKDDGPASGWRLGVMDFGTVDRLPGGLPAPIGDSLRMALAGDAVGVLDMLRAEGFVKPTIALDPDAVLDYLRPIIEPAAVDDFHFTRAWMRAQAARIADPRSPAYNLGKQLNLPPDYLLIHRVTLSTIGVLCQLGAQAPFRNEMLTWLPGFAKD, from the coding sequence GTGAGCGATCTTCCGCGCAAGGCTGTGACCCGCACGGCAAGGCTCGCCGCCCTGCCGTTGGGGATAGCGGGGCGGGCCACGCTCGGGCTGGGCAAGCGGATCGGCGGCCGGTCGGCCGATGTCGTCACCGCCGAACTCCAGCAGGCCACCGCCGACCAGCTCTTCAAGGTCCTCGGTGAACTGAAGGGCGGCGCGATGAAGTTCGGGCAGGTCCTGTCGGTGTTCGAGGCCGCCCTGCCGGAAGAGGTGGCCGGACCTTACCGGGCCGCCCTGACGAAGCTTCAGGACGCGGCTCCGCCGATGCCGGCCGCCAGCGTGCACACCGCGCTGGCCGAGCGGCTCGGGCGGGACTGGCGGGCCAACTTCCGCAGCTTCGACGACCGTCCGGCCGCCGCAGCCTCGATCGGGCAGGTGCACCGGGCGATCTGGCAGGACGGGCGGCGGGTCGCGGTCAAGGTCCAGTACCCCGGGGCCGGCGAGGCGCTGCTCTCCGACCTCGCCCAGCTCAGCAGGGTGGCCTGGCTGCTCGGCCCGCTGATCCCCGGGCTGGACATCAAGCCGCTGATCACCGAACTGCGCAGCCGGGTCGCCGAGGAGCTGGACTACGCCCTGGAGGCCGAGGCCCAGCGGGTGCACGCCGAGGAGTTCGCCGACGATCCGGACATCACGGTGCCGGCCGTGGTCGCCCAGGCCGACCAGGTGCTGGTGACCGAGTGGCTGGACGGCACCCCGCTGGCCGAGGTGATCACCGGCGGCGGCAGGGCCGAGCGCGACCGGGCCGGGCACCTGCTGGCCAGGTTCCTGTTCGCCGGCCCGGCCCGGACCGGGCTACTGCACGCCGACCCGCACCCGGGCAACTTCCGCCTCCTGAAGGACGACGGCCCCGCCAGTGGCTGGCGGCTCGGGGTGATGGACTTCGGCACCGTCGACCGGCTTCCCGGCGGGCTGCCCGCGCCGATCGGCGACTCGCTGCGGATGGCGCTGGCCGGGGACGCGGTCGGGGTGCTCGACATGCTGCGGGCCGAGGGCTTCGTGAAGCCGACCATCGCACTCGACCCGGACGCCGTGCTGGACTACCTGCGCCCGATCATCGAACCCGCCGCGGTGGACGACTTCCACTTCACCCGGGCCTGGATGCGCGCCCAGGCCGCCCGGATCGCCGATCCCCGCTCGCCCGCCTACAACCTCGGCAAGCAGCTCAACCTGCCCCCGGACTACCTGCTGATCCACCGGGTCACCCTGAGCACCATCGGCGTCCTGTGCCAACTCGGCGCCCAGGCCCCGTTCCGCAACGAGATGCTCACCTGGCTTCCCGGCTTCGCCAAGGACTGA